From Streptomyces sp. HUAS MG91, the proteins below share one genomic window:
- a CDS encoding serine hydrolase, with product MATAPADPRIRPDVESLREPQRLIPCTTEIPRAAAPQPWPRAERPLSARITGAGRTMDLDEFLDLTFTTSLVVIVDGTLVHERYFHGVTPEDRLLGNSATKSALALLVGDIPDLDIDAPARSYVPELDDPACGYREVTVRHLLAMTTGVDWAEDHRDPASPAARLVAPVREGKGGIREQLTRIPPGRTPGTSFTYCTADSLVLDWVRERATGLDFATHLSRLWDTVGAEHPAVVGHDPHGVAMAGGSLAATARDWARLGQLQMDGTWDGRAVVPRAWTDTSSRPGEPFLHPGRLPVTITAHAGFGHHWWPLDTTGRRVTADGMRGQFVYADRDRRVVVVKTSAWPHADAWADMQYRDLCYLALPAVAEAALRA from the coding sequence ATGGCCACCGCACCGGCGGACCCCCGGATCCGCCCCGACGTCGAGTCCCTGCGCGAACCGCAGCGGCTGATCCCCTGCACCACCGAGATTCCCCGGGCCGCCGCCCCGCAGCCCTGGCCCCGCGCCGAGCGCCCGCTCTCCGCCCGGATCACCGGCGCCGGACGGACCATGGACCTCGACGAGTTCCTCGACCTCACCTTCACCACGTCGCTGGTCGTGATCGTCGACGGCACCCTGGTGCACGAGCGCTACTTCCACGGCGTCACGCCCGAGGACCGGCTGCTCGGCAACTCCGCCACCAAGTCGGCCCTCGCCCTCCTGGTCGGCGACATCCCGGACCTCGACATCGACGCGCCCGCGCGCTCGTACGTCCCCGAACTCGACGATCCGGCGTGCGGCTACCGCGAGGTGACGGTCCGTCATCTCCTGGCGATGACCACCGGAGTGGACTGGGCGGAGGACCACCGCGACCCGGCCTCGCCCGCCGCGCGCCTGGTCGCCCCCGTCCGCGAGGGCAAGGGCGGGATCCGCGAACAGCTCACGCGCATCCCGCCGGGCCGGACGCCGGGCACCTCCTTCACGTACTGCACCGCCGACTCGCTCGTCCTCGACTGGGTCCGCGAACGCGCCACCGGCCTCGACTTCGCCACCCATCTCTCCCGCCTGTGGGACACCGTCGGCGCCGAGCACCCGGCGGTCGTCGGCCACGACCCGCACGGCGTCGCCATGGCCGGCGGCTCGCTCGCGGCCACCGCCCGCGACTGGGCCCGCCTCGGACAGCTCCAGATGGACGGCACCTGGGACGGGCGCGCCGTCGTCCCTCGCGCGTGGACCGACACGTCGAGCCGCCCCGGGGAGCCGTTCCTGCACCCGGGCCGGCTGCCGGTCACGATCACCGCGCACGCCGGTTTCGGCCACCACTGGTGGCCCCTGGACACGACGGGGCGGCGGGTCACCGCCGACGGCATGCGCGGCCAGTTCGTGTACGCCGACCGGGACCGGCGCGTGGTCGTCGTCAAGACCTCGGCCTGGCCGCACGCGGACGCCTGGGCCGACATGCAGTACCGCGACCTGTGCTACCTGGCGCTCCCGGCCGTCGCGGAGGCGGCCCTGCGCGCCTGA
- a CDS encoding ABC transporter ATP-binding protein has translation MTPPITDIEATGTDTTASCTVNGLRVVLGRTGPDVVDDIAFDVAAGEILALVGESGSGKTTIATALLAHTRRGARVDAGEVVLDGRELLGAPAAEARRRRGSEVAYVPQDPAASLNPVMRVGSQIREVLDVHHAGTPAERDARVREVLAEVALPDDDAFLRRYPHQLSGGQLQRVGIAMAFALRPKVLVLDEPTTGLDVTTQAHVLATVRELCARHDVAAVYVTHDLAVVGEFAHRVAVMYAGRIVEIGPRETVFAAPSHPYTRALLTAVPSVNEARVLTGIPGSTPSPGRRPTGCRFRDRCDFAEEACAEREPELTAVTGSDVRARCRRVDHVRARPLHFTVAPPADAERPAPVLTVEGLTAHYGSRQILHGIDLTVGRNECVAVVGQSGSGKSTLSRAVGGLHDEWTGTVTFQDEPLPPGARQRGRELRKAVQYVFQNPYLALNPRMTVGKIIRRPLELFGLARGAAATERVHELLAQVMLSPGVADLRPDRLSGGERQRVAIARALACEPELLICDEVTSALDVSVQASIVTLLDELRTSRGLSMLFVTHNLALVRSLATRVAVLSDGRIVEEGPTAEVLDRPTHPYTRQLLEDTPGRKSDSTPEPVGEGA, from the coding sequence ATGACCCCACCGATCACCGACATCGAGGCGACCGGCACCGACACCACGGCCTCCTGCACCGTCAACGGCCTCCGAGTCGTGCTCGGCCGCACCGGCCCCGACGTCGTCGACGACATCGCCTTCGACGTCGCGGCCGGCGAGATCCTGGCCCTGGTCGGCGAGTCCGGCAGCGGCAAGACGACCATCGCCACGGCCCTGCTCGCCCACACCCGCCGCGGCGCCCGCGTCGACGCGGGCGAGGTCGTCCTCGACGGACGCGAACTGCTCGGCGCCCCGGCCGCGGAGGCCCGCAGGCGCCGCGGTTCCGAGGTCGCCTACGTCCCCCAGGACCCGGCCGCCTCCCTCAACCCCGTGATGCGCGTCGGCAGTCAGATCCGCGAAGTGCTCGACGTCCACCACGCCGGCACCCCGGCCGAGCGCGACGCCCGCGTCCGCGAGGTGCTCGCCGAGGTCGCGCTGCCCGACGACGACGCCTTCCTGCGCCGCTACCCGCACCAGCTCTCCGGCGGGCAGTTGCAGCGCGTCGGCATCGCCATGGCGTTCGCGCTGCGCCCCAAGGTCCTCGTCCTGGACGAGCCGACGACCGGCCTCGACGTCACCACGCAGGCCCATGTCCTCGCCACGGTCCGGGAGCTGTGCGCCCGGCACGACGTGGCGGCCGTCTACGTCACCCACGACCTGGCCGTCGTCGGCGAGTTCGCGCACCGCGTCGCGGTGATGTACGCGGGCCGCATCGTCGAGATCGGCCCGCGCGAGACCGTCTTCGCGGCGCCCTCGCACCCGTACACCCGCGCCCTGCTCACCGCCGTACCCAGCGTCAACGAGGCCCGTGTGCTCACCGGCATCCCCGGCAGCACGCCCTCGCCGGGCAGGCGCCCCACCGGCTGCCGGTTCCGCGACCGCTGCGACTTCGCCGAGGAGGCGTGCGCGGAGCGGGAACCGGAGCTGACCGCCGTCACCGGCAGCGACGTGCGCGCCCGCTGCCGCCGGGTGGACCACGTCCGCGCCCGCCCGCTCCACTTCACCGTCGCCCCGCCGGCCGACGCCGAGCGCCCCGCCCCCGTCCTCACCGTCGAGGGGCTGACCGCCCACTACGGCTCCCGGCAGATCCTGCACGGCATCGACCTCACCGTCGGCCGCAACGAATGCGTGGCCGTCGTCGGCCAGTCCGGCAGCGGCAAGTCGACCCTCTCGCGGGCCGTCGGCGGACTGCACGACGAGTGGACGGGCACCGTCACCTTCCAGGACGAGCCGCTGCCGCCCGGCGCCCGGCAGCGCGGCCGCGAACTGCGCAAGGCCGTCCAGTACGTGTTCCAGAACCCGTATCTCGCCCTGAACCCCCGGATGACGGTCGGCAAGATCATCCGTCGGCCGCTGGAGCTGTTCGGTCTCGCCCGCGGCGCGGCCGCCACCGAGCGGGTGCACGAACTCCTCGCCCAGGTCATGCTCTCGCCCGGAGTCGCCGACCTGCGCCCCGACCGGCTCTCCGGCGGCGAACGCCAGCGCGTCGCGATCGCCCGCGCGCTCGCCTGCGAGCCCGAGCTGCTGATCTGCGACGAGGTGACCTCCGCGCTCGACGTCTCCGTGCAGGCGTCGATCGTGACCCTGCTCGACGAACTGCGCACCAGCCGCGGCCTGTCGATGCTGTTCGTCACCCACAACCTCGCCCTCGTCCGCTCGCTGGCCACCCGGGTCGCCGTCCTCTCCGACGGCCGGATCGTGGAGGAGGGCCCGACCGCCGAGGTCCTGGACCGGCCCACGCACCCGTACACCCGGCAGCTGCTCGAGGACACCCCCGGCCGGAAGAGCGACAGCACCCCCGAACCCGTAGGAGAAGGCGCCTGA
- a CDS encoding ABC transporter permease, whose protein sequence is MATAVLDTNTEPTGADPAARRPRLRGALASGRTWVGLVLTVGIVGIAFLGPLFSPHGENDIVGAPYSDAAPGALLGTDYLGQDVWSRLLAGGNWVVVTAVSATVLGMVLGVAAGLVAGYARGWLDEVIMRICDVILAFPQIVLVLVLLSVAGPKRWLVVLVVGVSHAPRVARLTRGMTTGLATREFVQSAEALGEKRTRILFRELLPNMSAPLLAELGLRLTYSVGLVASIGFLGFASDPSAADWGLMINENRLALAVQPWAILAPVVAIAVLALGTNLIADGIARAAAGSGAGERA, encoded by the coding sequence ATGGCCACCGCTGTACTCGACACCAACACCGAACCGACCGGGGCCGATCCCGCCGCCCGCAGACCCCGGCTGCGCGGGGCGCTCGCCTCCGGCCGCACCTGGGTCGGCCTCGTGCTCACCGTCGGCATCGTCGGCATCGCCTTCCTCGGCCCGCTGTTCTCCCCGCACGGCGAGAACGACATCGTCGGCGCCCCCTACTCGGACGCCGCGCCCGGCGCGCTCCTCGGCACCGACTACCTCGGCCAGGACGTGTGGAGCCGGCTCCTCGCGGGCGGCAACTGGGTCGTCGTCACCGCCGTCTCCGCCACCGTCCTCGGCATGGTGCTCGGCGTCGCCGCCGGACTCGTCGCCGGATACGCGCGCGGCTGGCTCGACGAGGTCATCATGCGGATCTGCGACGTGATCCTCGCCTTCCCCCAGATCGTGCTGGTCCTGGTGCTGCTGTCGGTGGCCGGGCCCAAGCGCTGGCTGGTCGTCCTGGTCGTCGGCGTCTCGCACGCGCCGCGCGTCGCCCGGCTCACCCGGGGCATGACGACCGGCCTCGCCACCCGCGAGTTCGTCCAGTCCGCGGAGGCGCTCGGCGAGAAGCGGACCCGGATCCTGTTCCGCGAACTCCTGCCGAACATGTCGGCCCCGCTCCTCGCCGAACTCGGCCTCCGGCTCACCTACTCGGTCGGCCTGGTCGCCTCCATCGGCTTCCTCGGCTTCGCCTCCGACCCCAGCGCCGCCGACTGGGGCCTGATGATCAACGAGAACCGGCTGGCCCTCGCCGTCCAGCCGTGGGCGATCCTGGCGCCGGTCGTCGCCATCGCCGTGCTGGCCCTGGGCACGAACCTGATCGCGGACGGCATCGCTCGCGCTGCGGCCGGGTCCGGGGCCGGTGAGCGGGCGTGA
- a CDS encoding ABC transporter permease, with the protein MSRSATEPAAVPAADGSIHRDDAPSPIRTWTLWTLRRVGMAVLTLWLISLLVFTATHLLGDPAEAILGRSATPERLAALRSELGLDQSAVHQYFSWLGGVLTGDFGTSLATKGPVSTLIGGKILNSAVLVAVSAVIIAPLSALVALYSARRRDRAVDHVIQVALLGTAALPEFVIGILLVTLFSTVVFTWLPSVAVSWAGSPWTDPVVMILPVATLTLAVVPYVARILRASLIEVLESDYVEMARLKGVPERRAVARHALGNAVVPAIQVMALQLAWLAGGVVVVESLFLYPGIGTALVDAVRNRDVPVIQALALLIAAVYVVVNLIADVLTILVTPKLRTGVR; encoded by the coding sequence ATGTCTCGGTCAGCGACTGAGCCGGCGGCGGTTCCCGCGGCGGACGGGTCCATCCACCGCGACGACGCCCCCAGCCCGATACGCACCTGGACCCTGTGGACGCTGCGCCGCGTCGGCATGGCGGTCCTCACCCTCTGGCTGATCTCCCTGCTGGTGTTCACCGCCACGCATCTGCTCGGCGACCCGGCCGAGGCCATCCTCGGCCGCTCGGCCACCCCCGAACGCCTCGCCGCGCTCCGCTCCGAACTCGGTCTCGACCAGTCGGCCGTGCACCAGTACTTCTCCTGGCTCGGCGGAGTGCTCACCGGCGACTTCGGCACCTCGCTCGCCACCAAGGGCCCGGTCTCCACCCTCATCGGCGGAAAGATCCTCAACAGCGCCGTCCTGGTCGCCGTCTCGGCCGTCATCATCGCCCCGCTGTCGGCGCTCGTCGCCCTCTACTCCGCCCGCCGCCGCGACCGCGCCGTCGACCACGTCATCCAGGTCGCGCTGCTCGGCACCGCCGCGCTCCCCGAGTTCGTGATCGGCATCCTCCTGGTCACCCTCTTCTCCACGGTCGTCTTCACCTGGCTGCCGTCCGTCGCGGTCTCCTGGGCCGGCAGCCCCTGGACCGACCCGGTCGTCATGATCCTGCCGGTGGCGACCCTCACCCTGGCCGTCGTCCCGTACGTCGCCCGGATCCTGCGCGCCAGCCTCATCGAGGTCCTGGAGAGCGACTACGTCGAGATGGCCCGGCTCAAGGGCGTCCCCGAGCGCCGCGCCGTCGCCCGGCACGCGCTCGGCAACGCCGTCGTGCCCGCCATCCAGGTCATGGCGCTGCAACTCGCCTGGCTCGCCGGGGGAGTCGTCGTGGTGGAGAGCCTGTTCCTCTACCCCGGCATCGGCACCGCCCTGGTCGACGCCGTACGCAACCGCGACGTCCCGGTGATCCAGGCACTCGCCCTGCTGATCGCCGCCGTCTACGTCGTCGTGAACCTGATCGCCGACGTCCTGACCATCCTCGTGACACCCAAACTCCGGACGGGGGTGCGGTGA